A single Kryptolebias marmoratus isolate JLee-2015 linkage group LG16, ASM164957v2, whole genome shotgun sequence DNA region contains:
- the LOC119617797 gene encoding uncharacterized protein LOC119617797 yields the protein MLYPAEEPDNVEQQEVRSSNRERHLTEKGKEMHEQDAKKHERAFNRAYNSWKESAKETRTKLKAFCSPEDLNSASHDIRDKQAAVQQHYEPIRRNQNMTPNVVKRMDACTVLTTDICEIIAKRQENIDQPFNDHLEKERVRVMLNKNDYGSVFGDTKTETSLPDGSVAHSKTDSSNSREAEAEFAAKMEQARATHEILAQQTKVNQMENEWKLKENEALAKLKQEEVETKARLKQEKIKLQHLKADSEVRIAAARVRALGTVNDVESCDVASCNNFENTLNDSVRVPQPSLNPLAPSFKHYYTGAGRGELSLAEALANSLTLNRLPVPEPAIFSGDPLKFIDWKVSFMALIGNKPLPACEKILHLKSYIAGEARKAVEGYFYRNTEEAYQSIWNVLQERYGSPFIVQRAFRTKLTKWPKIAANDPLALREFADFLQSCAEAIPQVKGLEILNDCEENHKLLKKLPDWIVQRWSRIVVEELDKHQEYPSFAHFTQFLQKEAKVACHPVASPFLISEKTEERHIKRAKALTTTVQSKSPFPTVVVPKPKPPCLFCKDELHGVAKCPTFAAKTIDERKVFIRENHLCFGCLKKGHVTKECKRRHSCSKCGRRHPTCLHIEGVKEPKETKTEDSVSPAESANKEVHKVMTHVLTRKPSATSSIVPVFVSAASEPQKEILTYALLDTQSDSSFILGDLASELNVDKQPVQLKLSTMTSVDTVVASRLASNLQVRSFDSDAHVKIKQAYSRDFIPVDKSHIPTRETALQWTHLKGLANQLQPLQDCEVGLLIGYDCPSALAPLKIVTGQLNEPFAQRTILGWSIIGSGNPHLDREGNQSYVHRVNVKQMPTPSAADVLKVLESDFNERNYEDKYVSQDDVRFLQLLSDTIKQREDGHYQMPLPFKDSKPPALPNNKRLATVRLQHLKKRLKADKQYREHYNAFMKDVISSGDAELAPPVTDDEIAWYIPHHGVYHPKRPTKLRVVFDCSAKFLGISLNDTLLTGPDMINSLVGVLCRFRRENVAIICDIERMFHQFFVCPEMRNYLRFLWWPDGQLDVEPKEYRMAVHLFGAGSSPGCANFGLKYLAQQHKSDYPKASDFIERSFYVDDGLTSVPSVKEAQELINETQALCKLAGLRLHKFNSNQSDALSHLPSSERANTTKTLDLKPDTASEGHVLGIQWSVKNDTFNFSVNTKDQPPTRRSLLSVISSLYDPLGFVAPFTLSGKSILQELCRRGTEWDDPIPDNLRSRWEDWKNGLEKLKSVVVPRCYHPPELQDIAKVELHHFSDASNIGYGACSYIRFISDDGKVHCSLVMAKARVAPTKVISIPRLELSAAVTSAKMSVMLRSELEINVDEEFFWTDSQVVLAYINNEARRFHIFVANRVQLIRETTDPKQWHYINTAQNPADHASRGLDASEIMTTGWLSGPKFLWEQEISYSAAPSAELLVGDPEVKAVKTFTTQTSEQDTILRRFDRLSSWSMLLKVVARIKRLRPNKTQYGSVITADERKGAADIIIKLLQQQSFFQELRALKVNDSLPSSSPLFQLDPVVDQGLLRVGGRLKKSTLCQGLKHPIILPKDHHITNLIMSHFHSKICHQGRSQTLMEIRANGFWVIGGSKEVAKLISRCVQCRKLRRPPEQQRMSELPKERVEVSDPFIYSGMDCFGPFTTKQGRKEQKRYGLLFTCLSSRAVHIEMLENLSTDSFIIGLRCFISLRGAVCKLYCDQGTNFIGAKNELKEALKECDRNALQAFLAAKQCEFVFNAPSASHAGGVWERQIRTIRSVLNATIAQSQGRLDDATLRTLFYEAMSIINSRPLSVDGLNDPKSPEPLTPNHLILMKSKVALPPPGKFVKEDLYARKRWRRVQYLTEQFWSRWKVEYLLNISTRQKWHLPRRNLEVNDIVIIKEDMLPRSQWQLGRVVEAPQEDDGLVRRVKLQVGDRNPAKKQGTTHKPHIIERPVQKLVVLLESH from the coding sequence atgttgTACCCTGCTGAAGAACCTGACAACGTAGAACAGCAAGAGGTGAGATCCAGCAATCGTGAAAGACACCTAACCGAAAAGGGCAAAGAAATGCATGAACAGGATGCAAAGAAACACGAACGAGCATTTAACAGAGCATATAATTCTTGGAAGGAGTCCGCTAAAGAAACTAGAACAAAACTGAAGGCCTTCTGCTCACCCGAAGATTTAAACAGTGCCAGTCATGACATAAGGGACAAGCAAGCGGCTGTACAACAACATTATGAACCCATTCGCCGCAACCAAAACATGACTCCAAACGTAGTAAAACGAATGGATGCCTGTACTGTGCTTACAACAGACATTTGTGAGATTATTGCTAAACGACAAGAAAATATTGATCAGCCCTTCAATGATCATCTTGAGAAGGAAAGAGTAAGGGTGATgctaaacaaaaatgactatggCTCTGTGTTTGGagatacaaaaactgaaacatcgCTCCCAGACGGTTCAGTTGCACACTCAAAGACGGATTCTTCAAACAGTCGTGAAGCCGAGGCTGAATTTGCAGCTAAAATGGAACAAGCAAGGGCTACGCATGAAATACTTGCACAGCAAACTAAAGTCAACCAAATGGAGAACGAGTGGAAGTTAAAGGAAAACGAAGCACTggcaaagttaaaacaagaagaagtgGAAACAAAGGCAAGGCTTAAGcaggaaaaaattaaactgcagcATTTAAAGGCAGACAGCGAAGTAAGAATAGCAGCAGCACGTGTAAGAGCTTTAGGCACTGTAAATGATGTTGAAAGCTGTGATGTAGCATCCTGCAACAACTTTGAGAACACTCTAAACGACTCTGTCAGGGTACCACAGCCCTCCTTAAATCCGTTGGCTCCGTCGTTTAAGCATTACTACACCGGCGCAGGACGAGGAGAACTTAGTTTAGCTGAAGCTCTAGCAAACTCCCTTACCTTAAACCGACTTCCTGTACCTGAGCCGGCTATCTTTAGTGGTGACCCTCTAAAGTTTATTGACTGGAAAGTATCCTTTATGGCACTAATTGGCAACAAACCCTTACCTGCATGTGAGAAAATATTGCATCTAAAGAGTTATATTGCAGGTGAAGCTCGAAAGGCAGTAGAGGGATATTTCTATCGTAACACAGAAGAGGCATACCAGAGCATCTGGAATGTTCTGCAAGAAAGGTATGGCAGCCCATTCATTGTGCAAAGAGCATTTAGGACCAAGCTTACAAAATGGCCCAAAATAGCTGCTAACGATCCTTTAGCACTGAGAGAGTTTGCAGACTTTCTTCAGAGCTGTGCAGAGGCTATCCCCCAAGTCAAGGGCCTAGAAATCCTTAACGATTGTGAGGAAAATCATAAGCTTCTCAAAAAACTGCCTGACTGGATAGTACAGAGATGGAGTCGTATTGTTGTGGAAGAGTTAGACAAACATCAAGAGTACCCCAGCTTTGCTCACTTCACACAGTTCTTACAAAAGGAAGCGAAAGTTGCTTGTCACCCTGTCGCGTCACCATTCCTAATAAGTGAAAAAACAGAGGAGAGACACATTAAAAGAGCTAAAGCACTTACTACAACTGTCCAGTCAAAGTCTCCCTTCCCCACAGTGGTCGTTCCTAAACCTAAGCCaccttgtttgttttgcaagGACGAATTGCATGGTGTAGCCAAGTGTCCTACATTTGCAGCAAAAACCATTGATGAAAGGAAAGTTTTCATTCGTGAAAATCACCTCTGTTTCGGATGTTTGAAAAAGGGCCATGTAACTAAAGAATGCAAAAGACGTCACTCCTGCAGCAAGTGTGGCCGACGTCACCCTACCTGTCTCCACATAGAGGGAGTGAAGGAACCCAAAGAAACGAAAACTGAGGACTCCGTTTCCCCAGCTGAAAGTGCAAACAAGGAGGTACATAAAGTCATGACCCATGTACTTACAAGAAAACCATCTGCAACATCCAGCATAGTACCAGTTTTTGTGTCAGCTGCATCAGAGCCACAGAAAGAAATACTCACATATGCCCTGCTTGACACCCAAAGTGACTCTTCCTTCATTTTAGGAGACCTGGCCTCTGAGCTGAATGTGGATAAGCAACCAGTGCAGTTGAAGCTCAGCACAATGACCTCTGTTGACACAGTTGTGGCAAGTAGACTTGCTAGCAACCTACAGGTGCGTAGCTTTGACTCTGATGctcatgtcaaaataaaacaagcctACTCTCGTGACTTTATCCCAGTTGACAAGTCCCATATTCCCACTAGAGAAACTGCACTTCAGTGGACACACCTTAAAGGCCTAGCCAACCAGTTACAGCCACTACAAGATTGTGAAGTGGGCTTGTTAATCGGTTATGACTGTCCATCTGCTCTAGCCCCCCTAAAAATTGTCACAGGACAATTAAATGAGCCTTTCGCACAACGAACCATACTTGGTTGGAGTATCATTGGGTCTGGTAATCCCCACTTAGACAGAGAGGGAAATCAGAGTTATGTGCACCGTGTCAATGTCAAACAAATGCCAACACCCTCAGCTGCTGATGTGCTTAAAGTCTTAGAGTCAGACTTCAATGAGAGAAACTATGAAGATAAGTACGTATCCCAGGACGATGTTCGTTTCTTACAACTACTCAGTGACACAATAAAGCAGAGAGAAGATGGACATTATCAGATGCCCCTTCCCTTCAAAGACAGCAAGCCACCAGCCCTTCCCAACAATAAGAGGCTAGCTACAGTTCGTCTGCAACACCTAAAGAAAAGGCTAAAAGCTGACAAACAGTATCGCGAGCATTACAACGCCTTTATGAAAGACGTTATCAGCAGTGGTGACGCAGAACTAGCCCCTCCTGTGACCGATGATGAGATCGCTTGGTACATCCCACACCATGGGGTGTACCATCCCAAAAGGCCAACAAAGTTAAGAGTCGTCTTTGATTGTTCTGCTAAGTTTCTTGGCATCTCACTGAACGATACCCTTCTCACAGGTCCTGATATGATTAATTCACTGGTGGGAGTGCTCTGTCGTTTCAGAAGGGAGAACGTAGCCATCATCTGCGACATCGAACGAATGTTCCATCAGTTCTTTGTCTGCCCAGAGATGCGTAACTACTTACGATTTCTATGGTGGCCTGATGGACAACTAGATGTAGAGCCCAAAGAGTACAGAATGGCCGTGCATTTGTTCGGTGCTGGATCCTCCCCTGGATGTGCTAATTTTGGCCTTAAGTACCTAGCACAACAGCACAAATCCGACTACCCAAAGGCCTCCGACTTTATCGAAAGAAGTTTTTATGTAGACGATGGGTTGACAAGTGTCCCATCAGTCAAAGAGGCTCAAGAGCTCATAAATGAAACACAAGCCCTGTGCAAACTTGCAGGTTTACGTCTGCACAAGTTTAATTCCAACCAAAGTGATGCTCTCTCTCATCTTCCATCCTCAGAAAGAGCCAATACAACAAAGACACTCGACCTCAAACCTGATACTGCATCTGAAGGCCATGTGCTTGGAATCCAGTGGTCAGTCAAAAATGACACCTTCAACTTCAGTGTAAACACAAAGGACCAGCCTCCTACTCGCCGGAGCCTACTGTCAGTTATCTCATCTTTGTACGACCCACTGGGGTTTGTAGCTCCATTCACTTTGAGTGGCAAAAGTATCCTACAGGAGCTCTGCCGTAGAGGTACCGAATGGGATGACCCCATTCCCGACAACCTACGCTCACGGTGGGAGGACTGGAAAAATGGTttggaaaaactgaaatcagTCGTAGTACCCAGATGTTACCATCCACCCGAACTACAAGACATTGCTAAAGTGGAACTGCACCACTTCTCCGATGCCAGCAACATAGGCTATGGAGCATGTTCCTACATTAGGTTCATAAGTGATGACGGCAAAGTGCACTGTAGTCTGGTAATGGCTAAAGCTAGAGTCGCACCTACCAAGGTTATAAGCATACCACGACTCGAACTGTCAGCCGCAGTCACTTCAGCTAAGATGAGCGTTATGCTAAGATCAGAGCTTGAGATTAATGTTGATGAGGAGTTCTTTTGGACTGACTCCCAAGTAGTCTTGGCATATATCAACAACGAGGCACGAAGATTTCACATCTTTGTCGCAAATCGTGTCCAGTTGATTAGGGAAACTACAGATCCCAAACAGTGGCACTACATTAACACAGCTCAGAATCCAGCGGACCATGCCTCTAGAGGCCTTGATGCATCAGAGATTATGACAACCGGCTGGTTGTCTGGCCCAAAGTTTCTGTGGGAACAAGAGATTTCCTACTCAGCTGCCCCCTCAGCTGAACTGTTGGTAGGTGATCCAGAAGTTAAAGCAGTCAAAACCTTTACGACTCAAACAAGTGAGCAAGACACTATCCTCAGACGCTTCGACAGACTCTCTAGCTGGTCAATGCTCCTTAAAGTAGTGGCAAGAATAAAAAGACTGagaccaaacaaaacccaatatGGCAGTGTCATAACAGCAGATGAACGCAAGGGAGCAGCtgacataataataaaactccTCCAGCAGCAATCCTTCTTTCAAGAGCTGAGAGCGTTGAAAGTAAATGACAGTCTCCCAAGTTCAAGCCCTCTCTTTCAACTGGATCCTGTTGTAGATCAGGGACTTCTACGGGTTGGAGGAAGACTAAAAAAGTCAACACTCTGCCAAGGTTTGAAACACCCTATTATTCTTCCAAAGGACCATCACATTACAAACCTGATTATGTCTCACTTTCACTCAAAGATTTGTCATCAAGGCCGAAGCCAGACGCTCATGGAGATCAGAGCAAATGGGTTTTGGGTGATTGGTGGGAGCAAAGAAGTTGCAAAACTAATAAGCAGATGCGTTCAATGTCGAAAACTTCGGCGGCCTCCTGAACAACAGCGCATGTCTGAACTACCAAAGGAACGAGTTGAAGTCTCAGATCCTTTCATTTACAGTGGAATGGATTGTTTCGGACCATTCACAACCAAGCAAGGTCGCAAAGAGCAAAAGAGGTACGGACTCCTCTTTACCTGCCTCTCCTCACGCGCAGTCCACATCGAAATGCTAGAGAACCTGTCCACAGACTCTTTCATTATTGGCCTACGATGTTTTATCAGCTTAAGAGGAGCTGTCTGTAAACTGTACTGCGATCAAGGTACAAATTTCATTGGGGCCAAAAAtgagctgaaggaggctctcAAGGAATGTGACAGAAATGCCCTGCAGGCGTTCCTTGCAGCCAAACAGTGCGAGTTCGTATTTAATGCCCCATCTGCCAGCCATGCCGGAGGTGTGTGGGAACGACAGATTCGAACCATCCGCAGTGTTCTCAATGCCACCATTGCTCAATCACAAGGCAGGCTGGACGACGCCACTTTAAGAACACTGTTTTATGAGGCAATGTCTATAATCAATAGCAGACCATTAAGCGTTGATGGACTTAATGACCCTAAATCACCTGAACCTCTAACTCCAAACCATCTCATATTAATGAAATCAAAGGTTGCACTGCCTCCTCCTGGAAAGTTTGTGAAGGAGGACTTGTATGCGAGAAAAAGATGGCGCAGAGTGCAATATCTAACGGAACAGTTTTGGAGTAGGTGGAAAGTGGAGTACCTTTTGAACATATCCACGAGACAAAAATGGCACCTGCCTCGTCGCAATCTTGAGGTCAATGACATCGTCATCATAAAGGAAGACATGCTTCCCAGAAGTCAGTGGCAACTGGGTCGAGTTGTTGAAGCACCACAAGAGGATGATGGCTTGGTGCGCAGAGTCAAGCTTCAAGTTGGCGATcgaaatccagcaaagaagcAGGGTACAACACACAAACCTCACATTATTGAAAGACCTGTTCAAAAACTTGTAGTTCTTTTAGAAAGTCACTAA